From Spartinivicinus ruber, the proteins below share one genomic window:
- a CDS encoding SEL1-like repeat protein encodes MPKKKATIKRSLMKSINQLVLILATTCISTTAIAQKTLPKAYAVDPNAMKSYSTCSSDPTFIVIHKNWEFKNTIEKAAGEQLRKGNYKRAIKLIKTNLSMPTTSMAQHNIAVMYFEGFGVVKNYRKAYFWRLINEAMADIPIKELRRTNGLTKHLENCILTKKAILETQAQASEWIKKHRI; translated from the coding sequence TTGCCAAAGAAAAAGGCAACAATTAAACGCAGCCTTATGAAAAGCATCAACCAATTAGTTTTAATACTGGCAACAACCTGTATAAGCACCACAGCCATTGCTCAAAAAACACTACCAAAAGCATACGCTGTCGATCCAAACGCAATGAAATCCTACTCAACTTGCAGCAGCGACCCTACATTTATTGTCATACATAAAAACTGGGAATTTAAAAACACCATTGAAAAAGCTGCTGGTGAACAACTCAGGAAAGGTAACTACAAAAGAGCTATCAAGTTAATAAAAACTAACTTAAGCATGCCAACCACCAGCATGGCTCAACACAATATTGCTGTTATGTACTTTGAAGGGTTTGGTGTGGTTAAAAACTATCGCAAAGCCTATTTCTGGCGTCTTATAAATGAAGCCATGGCCGATATTCCAATAAAAGAACTTAGAAGAACCAACGGACTCACCAAACATCTAGAGAACTGTATACTAACTAAAAAGGCTATCCTTGAGACTCAAGCTCAAGCCTCTGAGTGGATAAAAAAACACCGAATATAA